Proteins from a single region of Novosphingobium sp. CECT 9465:
- a CDS encoding DUF1552 domain-containing protein gives MIVRRPSISRRTVLRGLGTTMALPFLEAMMPNARAADVAQRPKRLQVFYTPNGMTMAEYRPAATGTGFALPPTLVPLEPHRKDILVVSGLGHPQAAAFGDRPAGHGRSCPAFLTGTHAKQTEGPDIRCGISMDQVFAAHLADATQIPSFELGIDQASLLGSCDINYSCAYTNGISWLTPTVPLPVTANPRDVFERLFGDGEALDEKTRLAQLRRQSSILDFVREDAARLSGALGMEDRHKLDEYLDATRAIEKRIQRAQTSPAAAQVATMQAPAGIPDDFAEHVKLMIDLQVMALQADMTRVGTFMIGREISNRTYPEIGVPDSHHMLSHHGNSPDKIAKLAVINRYHMQFFAYMLQRLKDTRDGEGTLLDTMLVMRGSAFGDSNDHDFMDLPVILAGGLVKGGRHLQVAKGTSMSDLMLSGLNLLGVPATRFGDSSGPLKGLTDA, from the coding sequence ATGATCGTGCGCCGCCCGTCGATTTCGCGCCGGACCGTGCTGCGCGGTCTTGGAACCACCATGGCGCTGCCGTTTCTCGAAGCGATGATGCCGAATGCCAGGGCGGCGGATGTGGCGCAGCGGCCCAAGCGGCTGCAAGTGTTCTATACACCCAATGGCATGACCATGGCGGAATACCGGCCGGCAGCGACGGGGACCGGCTTCGCCCTGCCGCCGACGCTCGTCCCGCTGGAGCCGCACAGAAAGGACATCCTTGTCGTCAGCGGCCTTGGCCATCCGCAGGCCGCCGCCTTCGGAGACCGTCCGGCGGGGCATGGGCGTTCGTGCCCTGCGTTCCTGACCGGTACGCACGCGAAACAGACGGAAGGCCCTGACATCCGCTGCGGCATTTCGATGGATCAGGTCTTTGCCGCGCATCTGGCAGATGCCACGCAGATCCCCTCGTTCGAACTGGGGATTGATCAGGCGAGCCTGCTGGGCAGCTGCGACATCAATTATTCATGCGCCTATACCAACGGCATATCATGGCTGACGCCAACCGTTCCGCTGCCGGTGACCGCCAACCCGCGCGACGTGTTCGAGCGCCTTTTCGGCGATGGCGAGGCGCTGGACGAAAAGACCCGCTTGGCGCAACTGCGGCGGCAAAGCTCGATCCTCGATTTCGTGCGAGAGGATGCGGCGCGGCTGTCCGGCGCGCTGGGGATGGAAGACCGCCACAAGCTGGACGAATACCTTGACGCCACACGCGCCATAGAAAAGCGTATCCAGCGCGCGCAAACCTCTCCCGCAGCGGCACAGGTCGCGACGATGCAGGCTCCGGCGGGTATCCCCGACGATTTTGCCGAGCACGTGAAACTGATGATCGATTTGCAGGTCATGGCGCTTCAGGCGGATATGACGCGGGTTGGCACGTTCATGATCGGGCGCGAGATTTCCAACCGTACTTATCCCGAAATCGGTGTGCCGGATTCGCACCATATGCTCAGCCACCACGGCAACAGCCCGGACAAGATAGCCAAGCTGGCGGTCATCAACCGCTATCACATGCAGTTCTTCGCCTATATGCTGCAAAGGCTGAAGGACACGCGCGATGGCGAAGGAACGCTTCTCGACACGATGCTGGTGATGCGCGGCTCGGCGTTCGGCGATTCCAACGATCACGATTTCATGGACCTGCCGGTGATCCTTGCGGGCGGGCTGGTGAAGGGCGGACGGCATCTGCAAGTGGCCAAGGGCACATCGATGTCTGACTTGATGCTGTCGGGGCTGAACCTGCTCGGCGTTCCGGCAACACGCTTTGGCGACAGCAGCGGGCCACTTAAGGGTTTGACCGATGCTTGA
- a CDS encoding ankyrin repeat domain-containing protein — MLEVVAGLLLAGASPVAEAIAADDAVALRIALEGGAGANGALEYGETPLARAVEVQDPALVALLLKHGAKPDGADANGLTPLALACERGNPAIVTALLDAGADPRKTGAEGAWPLALCARFAPPETLAALLAKGARADSVDPRGQTPLMWAASAGKVDAVAMLVKAGAKVNRVTPGGFTPLFFAIAGGNADAVAMLIGAGADIRHRGPENTSALQMALYQKNWRAAGLLLTKGGWDLAEIDRNGNRPMHVAAAAGQGALVSALLAMGADANGLTGASRVTWVTEANFGVPPPPVPPTPPLIAAAQAGQAATMKLLVEAGAEKGFVLANGTNVALAAASSQSPDALALALELAPDVDFADANGMTALHRVLGSAYHPGLEPMLSLLASRGARTDIADKYGRTAATMVDNGLATVREAYFKVFPQKSPSALALRPF; from the coding sequence ATGCTTGAGGTGGTCGCCGGGTTGCTGCTTGCCGGGGCGTCTCCGGTGGCAGAGGCGATTGCTGCCGACGATGCGGTTGCGTTGCGGATCGCGCTTGAAGGCGGAGCGGGTGCCAATGGTGCGCTCGAATATGGCGAAACGCCTCTGGCGCGGGCTGTGGAAGTGCAGGACCCGGCGCTGGTCGCGCTGTTGCTGAAGCATGGTGCAAAGCCCGATGGTGCCGATGCCAATGGCCTGACACCGCTGGCGCTGGCTTGCGAACGCGGAAATCCGGCGATCGTCACCGCGTTGCTTGATGCCGGTGCCGATCCGCGCAAGACCGGAGCGGAAGGGGCCTGGCCACTGGCACTGTGTGCAAGGTTTGCGCCGCCAGAAACCTTGGCGGCGCTGCTGGCAAAAGGTGCCAGGGCCGACAGCGTCGATCCGCGCGGGCAGACGCCACTGATGTGGGCTGCTTCTGCCGGAAAGGTTGATGCCGTGGCCATGCTGGTCAAGGCGGGAGCCAAGGTCAATCGCGTGACGCCGGGCGGTTTTACCCCGCTGTTCTTTGCCATTGCGGGCGGGAATGCCGATGCGGTGGCGATGCTGATTGGCGCGGGGGCGGATATTCGCCATCGCGGGCCTGAGAACACCAGCGCGCTGCAAATGGCGCTGTATCAGAAGAACTGGCGCGCGGCCGGGCTGCTGCTGACAAAAGGTGGCTGGGATCTTGCCGAAATCGACCGCAACGGCAACCGGCCCATGCATGTTGCCGCTGCGGCAGGGCAGGGCGCGCTGGTTTCCGCGCTGCTGGCCATGGGTGCAGACGCCAATGGCCTGACCGGTGCATCAAGGGTTACGTGGGTGACCGAGGCGAACTTTGGCGTACCGCCACCGCCCGTGCCGCCAACGCCGCCGCTGATCGCCGCTGCGCAGGCTGGGCAGGCCGCCACGATGAAGCTGCTGGTCGAGGCAGGGGCGGAGAAAGGCTTCGTCCTGGCAAACGGCACCAACGTTGCTTTGGCCGCAGCATCCAGCCAAAGTCCCGATGCACTCGCTCTTGCGCTGGAACTGGCGCCGGATGTCGATTTTGCCGATGCCAATGGCATGACCGCGCTGCACCGGGTGCTGGGCAGCGCATACCATCCCGGCCTGGAACCGATGCTGAGCCTTCTGGCAAGCCGTGGTGCCCGGACGGACATTGCCGACAAATATGGACGCACAGCCGCGACCATGGTCGACAATGGCCTTGCCACTGTGCGCGAGGCCTATTTCAAGGTATTTCCCCAAAAATCGCCTTCCGCTTTGGCGCTGAGGCCGTTTTGA
- a CDS encoding cytochrome c — MTKHPIRIIATALAMIAATGGTLAVAASATDTIAARQANFKKMGGAMKVIKDELAGGADKARITGAARILAAMARAQMPLFPNGTGPSAGKTDALPAIWSQRATFDGHAKKLIAEADKLVAVAGSGNAAGIGAQFKVVGGTCSGCHKQFRADD, encoded by the coding sequence ATGACCAAGCACCCTATCAGGATCATCGCCACCGCCCTTGCCATGATCGCAGCAACTGGCGGCACGCTGGCAGTTGCTGCTTCCGCCACCGATACGATTGCCGCGCGGCAGGCCAATTTCAAGAAAATGGGCGGGGCGATGAAAGTGATCAAGGATGAACTGGCGGGTGGTGCCGACAAGGCCAGGATAACCGGCGCGGCCAGGATTCTTGCCGCCATGGCACGCGCGCAGATGCCGCTGTTTCCCAATGGCACCGGGCCATCTGCCGGCAAGACCGACGCTTTGCCCGCGATCTGGAGCCAGCGCGCCACATTCGATGGCCATGCGAAGAAGCTGATTGCCGAGGCCGACAAACTGGTGGCTGTGGCTGGCAGTGGCAATGCGGCCGGAATTGGCGCGCAGTTCAAGGTTGTTGGCGGAACTTGCAGCGGCTGTCACAAGCAGTTCCGGGCCGATGACTGA
- a CDS encoding cytochrome b/b6 domain-containing protein, which translates to MAVRQKVRVWDVPVRLFHWSLAGLFAFSWWSGENHEMEWHRQSGLLILALLLFRLFWGFAGSRTARFAQFIKGPAAVIAYTRQTAGAHASDGHNPLGGWSVTALLAVLLTLVIAGLFSVDVDGLESGPLAGFISFDAGRTAAEIHEVAFKTALALVGLHLCAIAYYQFFVRRDLVSPMITGKRTRDFGDAVDDVRWSPLRALIGLAVVLALVWAVSKGFHFASAGEV; encoded by the coding sequence ATGGCGGTGAGGCAAAAAGTCCGGGTCTGGGATGTGCCGGTGCGGCTGTTCCACTGGTCGCTCGCCGGGCTTTTCGCGTTTTCATGGTGGAGCGGTGAAAACCACGAGATGGAGTGGCACCGCCAGTCGGGCCTGCTGATCCTTGCGCTCCTGCTGTTTCGCCTGTTCTGGGGTTTTGCCGGATCACGCACCGCGCGGTTTGCGCAGTTCATCAAGGGACCGGCCGCGGTAATTGCCTATACGCGCCAGACGGCGGGCGCCCATGCGAGCGACGGGCACAACCCGCTGGGCGGGTGGAGCGTGACGGCGCTTCTGGCGGTGCTGCTGACGCTGGTCATCGCGGGGCTGTTCTCGGTCGATGTCGACGGACTGGAGTCCGGGCCGCTGGCAGGCTTCATCAGCTTCGATGCCGGACGCACTGCTGCCGAAATCCATGAGGTAGCGTTCAAGACGGCGCTGGCGCTGGTCGGCCTGCATCTATGCGCGATCGCCTATTACCAGTTCTTCGTCAGGCGCGATCTTGTCAGCCCGATGATCACCGGCAAGCGTACGCGGGATTTTGGCGATGCGGTTGACGACGTTCGCTGGTCACCCCTGCGTGCTCTGATCGGTCTTGCAGTTGTCCTTGCGCTGGTATGGGCGGTATCGAAGGGTTTTCATTTTGCCAGCGCGGGCGAGGTGTAG
- a CDS encoding NAD(P)-dependent oxidoreductase — MRVLLTGSTGWLGRTLATRLREAGHSVIGLDIAPGPDTQIVGSVADRNVVQQAFASGIDAVIHAAALHKPDIVRYPEQAFTDVNVTGTLNLLQAAKAAGHDRFVFTSTTSLMISQSVRDEAGDAAVWLDEQTGPLAPRNIYGVTKLAAEGLCRIYAHEHGLPCVVLRTGRFFPEDDDTHTAPLGENLKANELLNRRLTVEDAADAHVAALNRAPELGFDLFVLSAATPFHRSEVRELKADAAAVIVRYFPDAADLYAAKGWSLPSSIGRVYDASHAERRLGFRCATGFAQVLDALRESRPLPFTHDPGYTSPALAK; from the coding sequence ATGCGCGTTCTGCTGACCGGATCGACCGGCTGGCTTGGCCGAACCCTCGCCACGCGGCTGCGCGAGGCCGGCCACAGTGTCATCGGTCTCGACATAGCGCCTGGCCCGGATACGCAGATCGTCGGCTCGGTGGCAGACCGGAATGTGGTGCAACAGGCCTTTGCGTCAGGCATCGACGCGGTGATCCACGCTGCCGCGCTGCATAAGCCAGACATCGTGCGTTACCCCGAACAGGCCTTCACCGACGTCAATGTCACCGGCACACTCAACCTGCTACAGGCAGCCAAAGCCGCCGGACATGACCGTTTCGTGTTCACGTCCACGACCTCGTTGATGATCAGCCAGTCCGTGCGCGATGAGGCAGGCGATGCCGCCGTGTGGCTGGATGAACAGACCGGCCCGCTTGCCCCGCGCAATATCTATGGCGTGACCAAACTTGCCGCGGAAGGTCTCTGCCGCATCTATGCCCATGAACACGGGTTGCCCTGCGTGGTTCTGCGCACAGGCCGTTTCTTCCCGGAAGATGACGATACGCACACAGCGCCCTTGGGCGAAAATCTCAAGGCCAATGAACTGCTGAACCGCCGCCTGACGGTGGAAGACGCCGCCGACGCCCATGTCGCCGCCCTGAACCGCGCGCCAGAACTCGGCTTCGATCTGTTCGTGCTATCGGCAGCCACGCCGTTCCACCGCAGCGAGGTGCGCGAACTGAAGGCGGACGCCGCTGCGGTGATTGTGCGCTATTTTCCCGATGCAGCAGACCTTTACGCCGCGAAGGGGTGGAGCCTGCCAAGCAGTATCGGCCGCGTTTACGATGCGTCACACGCTGAACGCCGCCTCGGTTTTCGTTGCGCGACCGGTTTTGCGCAAGTGCTTGACGCCCTGCGCGAAAGCCGTCCCCTGCCGTTCACGCACGATCCGGGCTACACCTCGCCCGCGCTGGCAAAATGA
- a CDS encoding phosphoribosyltransferase, protein MTDSAPPVLNYIAYEDFLAKVRGLSRTLSADSWKPDFIIGIGRGGLVPAVYISHELQVPMLSIDHSSKVPGFADELLGKVAGKSADGTRLLFVDDINDSGGTIVYIRKLLADNGCNPQNLRFAVLMDNCRSQARVDYTAEEIDRAQDKRWFVFPWEAVMTADTLAEEAQAVPERLA, encoded by the coding sequence ATGACCGATTCCGCCCCTCCGGTGCTCAATTACATCGCCTACGAGGATTTCCTCGCCAAAGTGCGTGGCCTTTCGCGCACACTATCGGCAGATAGCTGGAAGCCCGATTTCATCATCGGCATCGGTCGCGGCGGACTTGTGCCAGCGGTCTATATCAGCCACGAATTGCAAGTGCCGATGCTCTCGATCGATCATTCGTCGAAAGTGCCGGGCTTTGCCGATGAACTGCTCGGCAAGGTAGCAGGCAAATCGGCCGACGGTACGCGCCTGCTCTTCGTCGATGACATCAACGACAGCGGCGGCACCATCGTCTACATCCGCAAACTGCTCGCCGACAATGGCTGCAACCCGCAAAACCTGCGTTTTGCGGTGCTGATGGACAATTGCCGTTCGCAGGCGCGTGTCGATTACACCGCCGAGGAGATCGACCGTGCACAGGACAAGCGCTGGTTCGTGTTCCCCTGGGAAGCGGTGATGACTGCCGATACGCTGGCCGAAGAAGCACAGGCCGTCCCCGAACGGCTCGCCTGA
- a CDS encoding LysR family transcriptional regulator, with translation MPAFSRFLRYFLAVGRLGSIRKAADELNVSASAIDRQILNVEAEIGMPLFERLPTGLRLTSAGEIMMAAGGRWQKSLSEVRAQIEDLRGLKRGHVEIAVIDALTKGAIPAAIQSIQSRYPGITIDVKVTGNDQVRRMIASNEVDFGIFFDPESYRDITVRAFVDVHLGFITPAGHPFGQQSEARFSACIGSPVVVPSPALAVHQQIAVLEGTTRATLDKKATSNNLQMITSLVLQGVGIGILTSLDVMTEVRAGLLSFTRISDPVLRPMTLALCTAAARPPSYAADIVLGEMQTAFGQLAYPSDPTAVVQ, from the coding sequence TTGCCTGCATTCTCCCGCTTTCTGCGATATTTCCTCGCCGTCGGTCGCCTTGGCTCGATCCGCAAGGCGGCAGACGAGCTTAACGTCTCCGCCTCCGCGATCGATCGGCAGATCCTCAATGTCGAGGCCGAGATCGGCATGCCGCTGTTCGAACGGCTGCCCACCGGGCTGCGCCTGACCTCCGCAGGCGAGATCATGATGGCCGCAGGCGGGCGCTGGCAGAAGAGCCTCAGCGAGGTGCGTGCGCAGATCGAAGACTTGCGCGGGTTGAAGCGCGGCCATGTGGAAATCGCGGTGATAGACGCCCTGACCAAGGGCGCGATTCCTGCCGCGATCCAATCGATCCAGAGCCGCTATCCCGGCATCACTATCGACGTAAAGGTGACCGGAAACGATCAGGTCCGCCGGATGATCGCCAGCAACGAAGTCGATTTCGGCATTTTCTTCGATCCCGAATCCTATCGTGACATTACCGTACGCGCTTTCGTGGACGTGCATCTCGGCTTCATCACGCCAGCGGGCCACCCCTTCGGTCAGCAGAGCGAGGCGCGTTTTTCGGCCTGCATCGGCTCTCCCGTCGTCGTGCCCTCGCCCGCGCTGGCGGTACACCAGCAGATCGCCGTTCTCGAAGGCACCACGCGCGCAACGCTCGACAAGAAGGCGACGAGCAACAATCTCCAGATGATCACCTCGCTGGTGTTGCAGGGTGTGGGCATCGGCATTCTCACCTCGCTTGACGTGATGACCGAAGTCAGGGCGGGCCTGCTTTCGTTCACCCGCATTTCCGATCCGGTGCTGCGCCCGATGACACTGGCGCTTTGCACTGCCGCCGCGCGCCCGCCATCCTATGCCGCCGATATCGTGTTGGGAGAGATGCAGACGGCGTTCGGCCAGCTGGCCTATCCATCGGACCCGACCGCCGTCGTGCAATAG
- a CDS encoding IS110 family transposase, translating into MIETICGVDVSKAWLDGWIEAGGYRRFANDEAGIAALVDWAGRHGAGLVVMESSGGLEQDAFLALWRAGMPCALTNPRAVRHFAEAMGRLEKTDRIDAEVIACFAAARRLRPTPPPCDEQQRLSALSARLRQVTGDITVQKQRLHSTRDPLALASLKEAIAFFNTQAKALAREIAGLIEHDPVWTALDRTLRSVKGVADRTVATLLAELPEIGTLSNKAIAKLAGLAPIANDSGKRSGARSIRGGRSSVRSILFLVADIVRKFDPAMAEFRQRLLDQGKPKMVVRIALARKLLVRLNAKARETRAEIGQ; encoded by the coding sequence GTGATCGAAACGATTTGTGGAGTGGATGTTAGCAAGGCCTGGCTTGATGGCTGGATCGAGGCCGGCGGCTATCGCCGGTTCGCCAATGATGAGGCGGGGATTGCTGCGTTGGTGGACTGGGCCGGTCGCCATGGCGCAGGGCTGGTGGTGATGGAATCCAGTGGCGGGCTCGAACAGGACGCATTCCTGGCGCTGTGGCGCGCAGGCATGCCCTGTGCCCTGACCAATCCCAGAGCGGTACGGCATTTTGCCGAGGCGATGGGGCGGCTGGAGAAGACCGACCGTATCGATGCAGAGGTCATCGCCTGCTTTGCTGCGGCACGGCGGCTACGGCCAACGCCGCCACCTTGCGACGAACAACAAAGGCTTAGCGCGCTTTCTGCCCGGTTGCGGCAAGTGACAGGCGATATCACGGTGCAAAAGCAGCGCCTGCATTCCACCCGCGATCCGCTTGCCCTTGCCAGCCTGAAAGAGGCCATCGCCTTCTTCAATACCCAAGCCAAAGCGCTGGCCCGTGAAATCGCAGGCCTGATCGAACACGATCCCGTCTGGACCGCGCTTGATCGCACACTGCGCTCGGTCAAGGGCGTGGCAGATCGCACCGTTGCCACCCTGCTGGCCGAACTGCCCGAAATCGGAACCCTGTCGAACAAGGCCATCGCCAAACTTGCAGGCCTTGCGCCCATCGCGAACGACAGCGGCAAACGATCCGGTGCCCGATCTATCCGTGGTGGAAGAAGCTCTGTCCGCTCGATCCTCTTCCTCGTCGCCGACATCGTGCGAAAATTCGATCCGGCCATGGCAGAGTTCCGCCAACGCCTGCTCGACCAAGGTAAACCCAAAATGGTCGTCCGCATCGCCCTCGCCCGAAAACTGCTCGTCCGACTCAACGCAAAAGCACGCGAAACAAGAGCTGAAATTGGTCAGTGA